A window of the Gorilla gorilla gorilla isolate KB3781 chromosome 8, NHGRI_mGorGor1-v2.1_pri, whole genome shotgun sequence genome harbors these coding sequences:
- the HNRNPF gene encoding heterogeneous nuclear ribonucleoprotein F encodes MMLGPEGGEGFVVKLRGLPWSCSVEDVQNFLSDCTIHDGAAGVHFIYTREGRQSGEAFVELGSEDDVKMALKKDRESMGHRYIEVFKSHRTEMDWVLKHSGPNSADSANDGFVRLRGLPFGCTKEEIVQFFSGLEIVPNGITLPVDPEGKITGEAFVQFASQELAEKALGKHKERIGHRYIEVFKSSQEEVRSYSDPPLKFMSVQRPGPYDRPGTARRYIGIVKQAGLERMRPGAYSTGYGGYEEYSGLSDGYGFTTDLFGRDLSYCLSGMYDHRYGDSEFTVQSTTGHCVHMRGLPYKATENDIYNFFSPLNPVRVHIEIGPDGRVTGEADVEFATHEEAVAAMSKDRANMQHRYIELFLNSTTGASNGAYSSQVMQGMGVSAAQATYSGLESQSVSGCYGAGYSGQNSMGGYD; translated from the coding sequence ATGATGCTGGGCCCTGAGGGAGGTGAAGGCTTTGTGGTCAAGCTCCGTGGCCTGCCCTGGTCCTGCTCTGTTGAGGACGTGCAGAACTTCCTCTCTGACTGCACGATTCATGATGGGGCCGCAGGTGTCCATTTCATCTACACTAGAGAGGGCAGGCAGAGTGGTGAGGCTTTTGTTGAACTTGGATCAGAAGATGATGTAAAAATGGCCCTGAAAAAAGACAGGGAAAGCATGGGACACCGGTACATTGAGGTGTTCAAGTCCCACAGAACCGAGATGGATTGGGTGTTGAAGCACAGTGGTCCCAACAGTGCCGACAGCGCCAACGATGGCTTCGTGCGGCTTCGAGGACTCCCATTTGGATGCACAAAGGAAGAAATTGTTCAGTTCTTCTCAGGGTTGGAAATCGTGCCAAACGGGATCACATTGCCTGTGGACCCCGAAGGCAAGATTACAGGGGAAGCATTCGTGCAGTTTGCCTCGCAGGAGTTAGCTGAGAAGGCTCTAGGGAAACACAAGGAGAGGATAGGGCACAGGTACATTGAGGTGTTTAAGAGCAGCCAGGAGGAAGTTAGGTCATACTCAGATCCCCCTCTGAAGTTCATGTCCGTGCAGCGGCCAGGGCCCTATGACCGGCCCGGGACTGCCAGGAGGTACATTGGCATCGTGAAGCAGGCAGGCCTGGAAAGGATGAGGCCCGGTGCCTACAGCACAGGCTACGGGGGCTACGAGGAGTACAGTGGCCTCAGTGATGGCTACGGCTTCACCACCGACCTGTTTGGGAGAGACCTCAGCTACTGTCTCTCCGGAATGTATGACCACAGATACGGCGACAGTGAGTTCACAGTGCAGAGCACCACAGGCCACTGTGTCCACATGAGGGGCCTGCCGTACAAAGCGACCGAGAACGACATTTACAACTTCTTCTCTCCTCTCAACCCTGTGAGAGTCCATATTGAGATCGGCCCAGATGGAAGAGTGACGGGCGAAGCAGATGTTGAGTTTGCTACTCATGAAGAAGCTGTGGCAGCTATGTCCAAAGACAGGGCCAATATGCAGCACAGATATATAGAACTCTTCTTGAATTCAACAACAGGGGCCAGCAATGGGGCGTATAGCAGCCAGGTGATGCAAGGCATGGGGGTGTCTGCTGCCCAGGCCACTTACAGTGGCCTGGAGAGCCAGTCAGTGAGTGGTTGTTACGGGGCCGGCTACAGTGGGCAGAACAGCATGGGTGGCTATGACTAG